One part of the Entelurus aequoreus isolate RoL-2023_Sb linkage group LG05, RoL_Eaeq_v1.1, whole genome shotgun sequence genome encodes these proteins:
- the LOC133649640 gene encoding E3 SUMO-protein ligase ZBED1-like isoform X2: MKTEERHFAEACAEQFQTVACKWEIERKVTTIGTDSARNMIAAARILPYEHMPCIAHVIQRSITVSLADSGFVPALAKCRKIVGHFKHSPANLTELNAEQVKLGQQQEPLIQDVPTRWNSTLEMVKRIIPNQAAIKATLDQQQHNLVMLTPAEWDKLQRLETLLEPCRYVTQILGGEAYVSCSVVLPALCHLHRVMETSDEDPAYMIRFKTKFKDDLGSRQEHTNNAWLKIATALDPRFKDLKSVPKADREEVWTKLGGLLRESPGRPSHTTEDGPPKKKMNLLLQLGSDSESDEEVQPDRALHRYRAEPTIEMTDCPLQWWSSHAGAHDKLAPLARKYLATPASSVPCERLFSLAGHIVQKKRSALLSENVDKLVCLSNWLKDE; this comes from the exons atgaaaacggaagaacgccactttgcagaggcatgtgcagaacagtttcaaactgtggcatgcaagtgggaaattgaaagaaaagttacaaccattgggactgacagtgcacgcaatatgattgctgcggctcgtattctaccatacgagcatatgccctgtatcgcgcacgtcatacagagaagcatcactgtgagtctcgctgacagcggatttgttcctgcattagccaagtgtcgcaagattgtgggacattttaaacacagcccggcaaacttaacggagctgaatgcagagcaggtgaaactcggacagcagcaggagccactgatccaagacgttccaacgcggtggaattccacacttgaaatggtcaaacgcatcatccccaatcaagcagcaataaaagcaaccctggatcaacagcagcataatctcgtcatgctgacgccagcagaatgggataaactccagagactggagacccttctagagccctgccg gtatgtgactcagatcctgggtggggaggcctacgtctcctgctcagtggtactacctgccctctgccacttacaccgtgtaatggaaacttctgatgaggaccctgcatacatgattagatttaagaccaaattcaaagacgacctaggctcccgccaagaacacaccaacaatgcatggctcaagattgcaaccgcactggacccacgttttaaggacttgaaaagtgtgcccaaggcagacagagaggaggtgtggaccaaacttggaggccttctgcgtgaatcacctggaagaccttcacacactactgaagatgggccacccaagaagaaaatgaaccttcttctacagctgggctcagattcagaatcagatgaagaggtacagcctgacagagccttacacaggtacagagcagagcccaccattgaaatgacggactgtcccttgcagtggtggtcatctcatgcaggagcccatgacaagctggctccgttggctcggaaatatctagccactcctgcatcctcagttccctgtgaaagactcttctcacttgccggtcacattgtgcaaaagaagcggtcagctttactctcagaaaatgtggacaaattggtttgcctcagtaactggctaaaggatgaatag
- the LOC133649640 gene encoding uncharacterized protein LOC133649640 isoform X1, with protein sequence MKTEERHFAEACAEQFQTVACKWEIERKVTTIGTDSARNMIAAARILPYEHMPCIAHVIQRSITVSLADSGFVPALAKCRKIVGHFKHSPANLTELNAEQVKLGQQQEPLIQDVPTRWNSTLEMVKRIIPNQAAIKATLDQQQHNLVMLTPAEWDKLQRLETLLEPCRNLLESFSFSLSLSLSLCVCVCVCVCVCVCLCVSVSVCVCVCLCVSVCVCVCVCLSVCVCLSVCVCVCICLCVCVCVCLWLCVCVCVCICLSVCVCVCVSVCLCVCVCVCVCVCVCICLCVCVCVCVCVCVYLSLCLSLSVCVCVCVFHCRYVTQILGGEAYVSCSVVLPALCHLHRVMETSDEDPAYMIRFKTKFKDDLGSRQEHTNNAWLKIATALDPRFKDLKSVPKADREEVWTKLGGLLRESPGRPSHTTEDGPPKKKMNLLLQLGSDSESDEEVQPDRALHRYRAEPTIEMTDCPLQWWSSHAGAHDKLAPLARKYLATPASSVPCERLFSLAGHIVQKKRSALLSENVDKLVCLSNWLKDE encoded by the exons atgaaaacggaagaacgccactttgcagaggcatgtgcagaacagtttcaaactgtggcatgcaagtgggaaattgaaagaaaagttacaaccattgggactgacagtgcacgcaatatgattgctgcggctcgtattctaccatacgagcatatgccctgtatcgcgcacgtcatacagagaagcatcactgtgagtctcgctgacagcggatttgttcctgcattagccaagtgtcgcaagattgtgggacattttaaacacagcccggcaaacttaacggagctgaatgcagagcaggtgaaactcggacagcagcaggagccactgatccaagacgttccaacgcggtggaattccacacttgaaatggtcaaacgcatcatccccaatcaagcagcaataaaagcaaccctggatcaacagcagcataatctcgtcatgctgacgccagcagaatgggataaactccagagactggagacccttctagagccctgccg taatttacttgagtctttctccttctctctctctctctctctctctctgtgtgtgtgtgtgtgtgtgtgtgtgtgtgtgtgtgtgtgtctgtgtgtgtctgtctctgtgtgtgtgtgtgtctgtctgtgtgtgtctgtctgtgtgtgtgtgtgtgtgtgtctgtctgtctgtgtctgtctgtctgtgtgtgtgtgtgtgtgtatctgtctgtgtgtgtgtgtgtgtgtctgtctgtggctgtgtgtgtgtgtgtgtgtgtgtatctgtctgtctgtgtgtgtgtgtgtgtgtgtgtctgtctgtctctgtgtgtgtgtgtgtgtgtgtgtgtgtgtgtgtgtgtgtatctgtctctgtgtctgtgtgtgtgtgtgtgtgtgtgtgtgtgtgtatctgtctctgtgtctctctctctctgtgtgtgtgtgtgtgtgtgttttccactgcaggtatgtgactcagatcctgggtggggaggcctacgtctcctgctcagtggtactacctgccctctgccacttacaccgtgtaatggaaacttctgatgaggaccctgcatacatgattagatttaagaccaaattcaaagacgacctaggctcccgccaagaacacaccaacaatgcatggctcaagattgcaaccgcactggacccacgttttaaggacttgaaaagtgtgcccaaggcagacagagaggaggtgtggaccaaacttggaggccttctgcgtgaatcacctggaagaccttcacacactactgaagatgggccacccaagaagaaaatgaaccttcttctacagctgggctcagattcagaatcagatgaagaggtacagcctgacagagccttacacaggtacagagcagagcccaccattgaaatgacggactgtcccttgcagtggtggtcatctcatgcaggagcccatgacaagctggctccgttggctcggaaatatctagccactcctgcatcctcagttccctgtgaaagactcttctcacttgccggtcacattgtgcaaaagaagcggtcagctttactctcagaaaatgtggacaaattggtttgcctcagtaactggctaaaggatgaatag